Proteins encoded within one genomic window of Bemisia tabaci chromosome 2, PGI_BMITA_v3:
- the LOC109039615 gene encoding uncharacterized protein has translation MFCQAVLVLLVSNCILQGTTESTEETSSLEYDINDGLMMIDPSNDEQVMAKFAEFKNIFTREYADAAEEEKRFKIFKDNLIKVQKLNANPNDDAIYGINAFFDLTPEEMRMRTGLRPPQPKT, from the exons ATGTTTTGTCAAGCTGTGCTAGTCCTTCTCGTATCCAACTGCATCCTGCAG GGGACGACAGAAAGCACCGAGGAAACTTCCAGCCTTGAATATGACATAAATGACGGTCTGATGATGATTGACCCAAGCAACGACGAGCAGGTGATGGCGAAGTTTGcggaattcaaaaatattttcaccagGGAATACGCGGACGCTGCGGAGGAGGAGAAAAGGTTTAAGATTTTCAAAGACAACCTCATCAAGGTCCAAAAGTTGAACGCAAACCCCAACGATGACGCCATTTACGGCATCAACGCATTTTTCGATCTAACCC CGGAAGAAATGAGAATGCGCACCGGATTGAGACCGCCTCAACCTAAAACTTGA